One segment of Plasmodium vivax chromosome 14, whole genome shotgun sequence DNA contains the following:
- a CDS encoding rab GDP dissociation inhibitor beta, putative (encoded by transcript PVX_101040A), which produces MNEHYDVIILGTGLKECILSGLLSHYGKKILVLDRNPYYGGETASLNLTNLYSTFKPNEKIPSKYGENRHWNVDLIPKFILVGGNLVKILKKTRVTNYLEWLVVEGSYVYQHQKKGLLYSEKFIHKVPATDMEALVSPLLSLMEKNRCKNFYKYVSEWDANNRNTWDDLDPYRLTMMDIYKYFNLCQLTIDFLGHAVALYLNDDYLNEPAYKTLERIKLYMQSISAFGKSPFIYPLYGLGGIPEGFSRMCAINGGTFMLNKNVVDFVFNENKKVCGIKSSDGEVAYCDKVICDPSYVTHLKNKVKKIGQVIRCICILSNPIPETNDINSCQIIIPQNQLNRKSDIYVNLVSFQHGVSLKGKYIAIVSATVETSNPLKEIEKPLELLGPIEDKFVKISDLYVSTTSKPADNIFVTSSYDATSHFETATNDLLQIWENLFGEKLNFDDLNKADNE; this is translated from the exons atgaatgagCATTATGAC GTAATCATTCTGGGCACAGGACTGAAGGAGTGCATCCTGAGCGGACTCCTCTCACACTATG gaAAGAAAATTCTCGTGCTCGATAGAAACCCTTACTATGGCGGAGAAACGGCGTCCCTCAACTTAACCAACTTGTACAGCACGTTTAAGCCAA ATGAGAAGATCCCCAGCAAGTACGGCGAGAACCGCCACTGGAACGTGGACCTGATCCCGAAATTCATCCTGGTGGGCGGGAATTTGGTAAAGATTCTGAAGAAAACGAGGGTGACGAACTACCTGGAATGGCTAGTCGTCGAGGGGTCCTACGTGTACCAGCACCAGAAGAAGGGGCTGCTCTACTCGGAGAAGTTCATTCACAAAGTGCCCGCCACAGACATGGAGGCGCTGGTCTCCCCACTGCTCTCACTCATGGAAAAGAACagatgtaaaaatttttacaagtATGTAAGCGAGTGGGATGCCAACAATAGAAATACCTGGGATGATTTGGACCCCTACCGACTGACGATGAtggatatatataagtacTTCAATTTGTGTCAACTGACGATCGATTTTCTGGGCCATGCAGTAGCGCTCTACCTGAACGATGATTACCTGAACGAACCAGCGTATAAAACTTTGGAGAGAATCAAGCTGTACATGCAATCCATTTCAGCTTTTGGAAAGTCCCCATTTATTTACCCTTTGTATGGCCTGGGAGGAATTCCGGAAGGCTTTTCCAGAATGTGTGCAATTAATGGGGGCACATTCATGttgaataaaaatgtggtcgattttgtttttaatgaaaataaaaaagtctGTGGCATCAAATCAAGTGATGGAGAAGTTGCCTACTGTGACAAAGTCATTTGTGACCCTTCCTACGTTACGCATTTGAAAaacaaagttaaaaaaattgggcaaGTCATCAGATGTATTTGCATTTTAAGTAACCCCATCCCGGAGACCAACGATATAAATAGCTGCCAAATTATTATTCCTCAAAATCAGCTGAACAGGAAGAGTGacatttatgtaaatttgGTTTCTTTCCAACATGGCGTTTCCCTTAAGGGTAAATACATTGCCATCGTCTCCGCCACCGTCGAAACGAGTAACCCTTTGAAGGAGATTGAAAAACCCCTTGAACTTTTGGGCCCTATTGAGGACAAATTTGTGAAGATATCCGACCTCTACGTTTCCACGACGAGCAAACCGGCTGATAACATTTTTGTCACGTCGTCTTATGATGCCACTTCCCATTTCGAAACCGCCACCAATGATCTCCTCCAAATTTGGGAAAACCTTTTCGGAGAGAAGCTCAACTTTGATGACCTCAACAAGGCGGATAATGAGTGa
- a CDS encoding mitochondrial import inner membrane translocase subunit, putative (encoded by transcript PVX_101045A) yields the protein MDSTTPTDDGLDDKSRAAVLLGLQEIVQRQKENVKVMDICFNKCVPKIGHQLSSTEQKCIWCCATSYFYTNVFLNERLQQMTKLLKSSDYMNL from the exons ATGGATTCGACCACCCCAACAGATGATGGCCTTGATGACAAAAGCAGAGCAGCG GTCTTGCTAGGCCTACAAGAAATAGTGCAGCggcaaaaggaaaacgttAAAGTGATGGACATCTGCTTCAACAAGTGCGTCCCCAAAATAGGGCACCAGCTCAGCTCCACAGAACAGAAGTGCATTTGGTGCTGCGCAACTAGCTATTTCTACACGAACGTCTTTCTGAACGA gCGGCTGCAACAAATGACGAAGCTTCTCAAGTCGAGCGATTATATGAATTTGTAG
- a CDS encoding t-SNARE, putative (encoded by transcript PVX_101050A), with protein sequence MEVIYRNVTNTYFDYRREIKKKKNRFKLSAYEQLDDEDSGREENLLSRSEDLEMQAHSLLPPQWIEKIEECSEDIGNIKLKLMELEKIKKKKLVNVLQDDQMIVEEIAKMCTEITLLIKNCEGKIQAIAWDDAAWGEGKDMPTDEQHASPQDERTEKQPPPNDLIGQLKINAKKSLISQLKSISQGFHNKQKAYINEFKKISNECNDYAGDFAVETVGDVQGEELTFQGNNNLSGINMVKRNTDLRKISNTVIDLHHIFKELSVMLVEQGSMLDRIDYNLDLSIDKCEKGLNKLKIFHKSEGDRLAARCVSFLTSLIFALLILIILKHLY encoded by the coding sequence ATGGAGGTGATTTACAGAAACGTGACGAACACGTATTTCGACTACCggagggaaataaaaaaaaagaaaaaccgaTTCAAGCTGTCCGCGTATGAACAGCTGGACGACGAGGATTCCGGGAGGGAGGAGAACCTGCTAAGTCGATCGGAAGACCTAGAGATGCAGGCGCACAGTCTGCTGCCACCCCAGTGGATTGAGAAAATAGAGGAGTGCTCAGAGGACATAGGAAACATCAAGTTAAAATTAATGgagctggaaaaaataaaaaaaaaaaaactagtaAATGTTTTACAAGACGATCAGATGATCGTAGAGGAAATTGCCAAGATGTGCACTGAGATAACTCTTTTGATTAAAAATTGCGAGGGGAAAATTCAAGCGATCGCATGGGATGATGCAgcgtggggggaggggaaagacATGCCAACCGACGAACAACATGCCAGCCCGCAAGACGAACGAACGGAGAAGCAGCCCCCCCCCAACGACCTAATTGGACAgctaaaaataaacgcaaaaaaaagtttaatttCGCAACTTAAATCCATCTCACAGGGGTTCCACAACAAACAAAAGGCATACATaaacgaatttaaaaaaatttcaaatgaGTGTAACGATTACGCGGGTGACTTTGCTGTTGAAACAGTGGGAGATGTCCAAGGGGAGGAGTTAACCTTCCAGGGGAATAACAATCTCAGTGGCATAAATATGGTAAAGAGAAACACAGATTTGAGGAAGATCTCCAACACAGTTATCGACTTgcatcacatttttaaagagcTGTCTGTCATGCTGGTGGAGCAGGGCTCCATGCTGGATCGAATTGACTACAATTTGGACCTATCCATCGATAAGTGCGAAAAGGgattaaacaaattaaaaattttccacAAGAGCGAGGGGGACAGGCTGGCTGCTCGCTGCGTGTCCTTCCTGACTTCGCTCATCTTTGCTTTGTTAATACTCATCATTTTGAAGCATTTGTACTGA
- a CDS encoding hypothetical protein, conserved (encoded by transcript PVX_101055A): MSSRRRGWGAPYEDRGKEPRDSSSRHTQSDSKQDRGDAKERSSPSSIDHFGRKVWDKEFYKKKAEEKTTNEEDELILKLLPDLKKKKVPSPPPPSERKLLEGRKEVLTLDKNLGKVQIITEKTIKQEQGGYYCKVCDCVLKDSQTYLDHINGKNHNRMLGYSMKVKRVALSDVVNKLNVLRDAKRKKAQQEGEVPLEVDPEKSVKKRLLDLQQMEDIKIQRRKEKKLLKKLEKQRRAEQEGAAAQEQDDQQDAEDAQLRALGLPTSFA, translated from the coding sequence ATGAGCAGCAGAAGGAGGGGCTGGGGAGCCCCATACGAGGACCGGGGCAAAGAACCTCGAGATAGCTCCTCCAGACATACCCAATCGGATAGCAAACAGGACAGAGGTGATGCCAAGGAGAGGAGCAGCCCTTCCAGCATTGACCATTTTGGAAGGAAAGTATGGGATAAggaattttacaaaaagaaagcggaagaaaaaacaacaaacGAGGAGGACGAACTGATTCTGAAATTACTGCCTGacttgaagaaaaaaaaagtccccTCTCCTCCACCTCCATCTGAGAGGAAGCTCCTAGAGGGAAGGAAAGAAGTCCTTACGCTGGACAAAAACTTGGGGAAGGTTCAAATAATAACAGAAAAAACGATCAAGCAAGAGCAAGGAGGGTACTACTGTAAAGTATGCGACTGTGTGTTGAAGGACTCGCAAACCTACCTGGACCACATCAATGGAAAGAATCATAATCGAATGCTTGGGTACAGCATGAAGGTGAAGAGAGTCGCCCTCAGCGATGTTGTTAACAAATTGAACGTTTTGCGGGatgcgaagaggaagaaggcgCAACAGGAGGGGGAAGTTCCTCTGGAGGTGGATCCAGAAAAAAGCGTCAAAAAGAGGCTCCTGGATTTGCAGCAAATGGAGGACATAAAAATTCAACGgcggaaggaaaagaagctaCTTAAAAAGTTGGAGAAGCAGCGGAGGGCCGAGCAGGAGGGGGCGGCTGCGCAGGAGCAGGACGACCAGCAGGACGCCGAAGACGCGCAGTTGAGGGCGCTGGGGCTGCCCACCTCCTTCGCCTGA
- a CDS encoding hypothetical protein (encoded by transcript PVX_101060A) → MVASTNLNIELEPYQTVLKRKYIPYLLFLFHTFAFVSVIFLIDHLCERRNKRSLRVGLLLCVITSVSVGLALYVLLLYFNVCL, encoded by the coding sequence ATGGTTGCTTCCACCAACTTAAACATCGAGTTAGAACCCTACCAAACGGTcctaaaaagaaaatacatCCCCTACCTGCTGTTCCTCTTTCATACATTTGCATTTGTGagcgtcatttttttaatcgaCCATTTATGTGAACGTAGGAACAAAAGAAGCTTGAGGGTTGGCCTTCTACTGTGTGTAATAACGTCAGTCAGTGTGGGGTTGGCCCTGTATGtccttttgctttattttaatgtgTGTTTGTAg
- a CDS encoding hypothetical protein, conserved (encoded by transcript PVX_101065A), translating into MGHKKFEDYHISKDHINELLNSPNIIYENPDFWDNSILNAQPSHTDKLLYRIEYMRDGTAIYYKRTLGDFKKLFCCF; encoded by the exons atggggcacaAGAAATTTGAGGACTACCACATATCGAAGGACCATATCAATGAGTTGTTAAATTCGCCAAACATAATTTATGAAAATCCGGACTTTTGGGACAACTCCATCTTGAACGCGCAACCGTCGCACACGGACAAGCTTCTGTACAGAATAGAGTACATGCGG GACGGGACAGCCATATACTACAAGCGGACGCTGGGGGACTTCAAGAAGctcttctgctgcttctAA
- a CDS encoding hypothetical protein, conserved (encoded by transcript PVX_101070A) translates to MKEPTVHQQVRHSCVAKVPFLKNGESPHRLNIKDEVEKYERKKKNIKREMYKFMSSIRKGHKQRHPVNCHFDVFFRTAPPLVSISPVSKQSGGAIKGHSRELQKGCRTPKERNYKKKTSPCRGYPNEGDFKKHNFLWNPDGYQERGYHKYHHVFLKRKDLHCSSIFGEYSHGGGVPRWGDPGGIFPTCGGTLSGLTSPRNSLKFYLEKWDLHRQNRSGHQRGSSNCSSESTQIIDQFVKSIEGEHSGGKKKKENMGREKANFGAFPPEGTPLHGMAFPNLSTPAPHTVTTWKSKPHTGDHNASTVLSEYQQMLKGNKKMLSLLQRVMHQVEVTNGSSEVNRKIEKGISTYLGKVERMESKCREALKWDDFNKTRRLHRHFRANEMAMLRCVLNYIIDLMRHVKYECKDLRREMEREICEAERQFGAPREVVQREAVRL, encoded by the coding sequence atgaaggaaccAACTGTGCACCAGCAAGTTCGCCACAGCTGCGTAGCCAAAGTCCCGTTcctaaaaaatggggaaagtcCACACAGGTTGAACATAAAAGACGAAGTGGAGAAATacgagaggaagaagaaaaacataaaaagagaaatgtataaatttatgaGCAGCATAAGAAAGGGACATAAGCAGAGGCATCCCGTGAATTGTCActttgatgtttttttcaGGACGGCTCCCCCTTTAGTGAGTATCTCCCCAGTGAGCAAACAAAGTGGAGGTGCCATAAAAGGACATTCACGCGAACTCCAAAAGGGGTGCAGAACTCCCAAGGAGAGGAactataaaaagaaaacatccCCTTGCAGGGGGTACCCAAATGAGGGAGATTTCAAGAAGCATAACTTTTTATGGAATCCAGATGGATACCAAGAAAGGGGTTATCATAAGTACCACCATGTATTTCTCAAAAGGAAGGACCTCCATTGTTCATCCATTTTTGGTGAGTACAGCCATGGAGGAGGGGTGCCCCGTTGGGGGGATCCAGGGGGGATATTCCCCACCTGTGGGGGGACCCTCTCTGGACTCACTTCCCCACGGAACAGCTTGAAGTTCTATCTGGAAAAGTGGGATCTACACAGGCAGAATCGAAGCGGTCACCAGAGAGGTAGCAGCAACTGCTCGAGCGAGTCCACCCAAATCATCGACCAGTTTGTGAAAAGCATCGAAGGGGAACACtcagggggaaagaaaaaaaaggaaaacatgggaagggaaaaagcaaattttGGCGCGTTTCCCCCAGAGGGTACCCCCCTACACGGAATGGCCTTCCCAAATTTGAGCACCCCTGCCCCGCACACAGTTACAACGTGGAAGAGTAAACCCCACACGGGTGATCACAACGCATCAACGGTGCTATCTGAATACCAGCAGATGCTGAagggcaataaaaaaatgctgagCTTGCTGCAAAGAGTCATGCACCAGGTTGAAGTAACAAACGGGAGTAGCGAagtaaatagaaaaattgaaaaagggATAAGTACTTATTTGGGGAAAGTCGAAAGGATGGAGAGCAAATGTAGGGAAGCGCTGAAATGGGATGATTTTAACAAAACCAGAAGACTGCATCGGCACTTTAGGGCCAACGAAATGGCCATGCTAAGATGTGTGCTGAACTATATCATCGATCTTATGCGGCACGTAAAGTACGAGTGCAAGGACCTTCGGCGGGAAATGGAGCGAGAAATTTGCGAGGCGGAGCGGCAATTTGGCGCCCCCCGTGAGGTAGTCCAGCGAGAAGCAGTTCGTCTGTGA
- a CDS encoding vacuolar sorting protein SNF7, putative (encoded by transcript PVX_101075A), whose product MRFWFGKKKNSSECIDNKKKNNDEIYKAILKNREAIDALEKKQVQVEKKIKQLEIEAKQKVEQNQMSNAKILLKRKKLYEQEIENILNNRLTLEDNMINLENMHLHKIAVNALSYAANTHKKLNNEINTQKVEKIIDTIQENKDIQEEINQALTFNLLNNVDDDEIDKELDLLKEQTMEEKLIFFLIVQI is encoded by the exons atGAGATTTTGGTTtggtaaaaagaaaaacagttCCGAATGCATcgacaataaaaaaaagaacaat GACGAAATATACAAAGCCATCTTGAAAAATAGAGAGGCGATAGATGCTCTCGAAAAGAAGCAGGTGCAGGTGGAGAAGAAAATTAAG CAACTCGAAATAGAGGCGAAACAAAAAGTGGAGCAAAACCAAATGAGCAAtgccaaaattttattaaagaggaaaaaattgtacgaACAGGAAATAGAGAACATTCTGAATAATCGCCTGACCCTGGAAGACAACATGATCAACCTGGAGAACATGCATTTGCACAAAATCGCCGTTAACGCCTTGTCTTATGCAGCCAACACGCACAAAAAGCTGAACAACGAAAT AAATACGCAGAAGGTGGAGAAAATTATCGACACGATTCAAGAAAATAAGGACATCCAGGAGGAGATAAACCAGGCCCTCACCTTCAACCTGCTAAATAATGTGGACGAT GACGAAATTGACAAGGAGCTGGACCTACTGAAGGAACAAACCATGGAGGAAAAACTTA tattttttttgattgtTCAAatttag